In Cycloclasticus sp., a single genomic region encodes these proteins:
- a CDS encoding type II secretion system F family protein produces the protein MASYYCKAVHSDGGLIDEVREAPSIESIVSDLQEHGYVPIRVVPANTVSVRFFSGAKQGLKNKQVLLFTQQLATLLQAGLPMDQALNMLLELTESLPEIHGVTEQVFKKIKQGVPLSNALQQQDCGFSRFYIGIIKSGEASGDVAGSLSHLAEYLERIEALRSTVVSALVYPAILLLTSVASIVLLMTLVLPQFAELFASGGKELPLSTAIVMGIASGLESYWWVLVLIFIGCVSLVQHILRTPELRYRWDRRCLEIPLVGDLVKKVEVTRFSYTLASLLSNGLPLLEALSIVKNTLTNRVLVEQVELARESLKQGTMMSSVFDSHDHFPKMVVRMIRLGEETGNLQQVLDKLASTYDQEVKVSLQRLLSLFEPVLILVLGLIISGIIFSVLLALVSINDFAF, from the coding sequence ATGGCATCTTATTACTGTAAAGCGGTACACTCTGACGGGGGGCTAATCGACGAAGTGCGTGAAGCACCAAGTATTGAAAGTATTGTTAGCGATTTGCAAGAGCACGGCTATGTTCCTATTCGTGTGGTTCCCGCAAACACGGTTTCAGTCCGGTTCTTTTCGGGCGCTAAACAAGGTTTAAAGAATAAGCAGGTACTACTGTTTACCCAACAACTCGCAACACTGTTACAAGCTGGCTTGCCGATGGATCAAGCACTTAACATGCTGCTTGAGCTTACTGAAAGCTTGCCAGAAATTCATGGTGTTACAGAGCAGGTATTTAAGAAAATAAAACAAGGCGTGCCTTTATCCAATGCTTTACAGCAACAAGACTGTGGTTTTTCGCGTTTTTATATTGGCATTATCAAATCGGGTGAAGCGAGCGGAGACGTTGCTGGCTCATTGTCGCATTTAGCTGAATACTTGGAACGCATCGAGGCGTTACGTAGCACGGTGGTATCGGCATTGGTGTACCCCGCCATTTTATTGTTGACCTCTGTCGCATCGATTGTTTTATTAATGACCTTAGTGTTACCGCAGTTTGCCGAATTATTTGCCAGTGGGGGGAAAGAGCTTCCTTTATCTACGGCCATTGTTATGGGTATTGCGAGTGGTTTAGAATCGTATTGGTGGGTGTTGGTGCTCATTTTTATTGGCTGCGTTTCGCTGGTTCAACATATTTTAAGAACACCTGAGTTACGCTACCGTTGGGATCGGCGCTGTTTGGAAATTCCCTTAGTGGGGGATTTGGTTAAAAAAGTAGAAGTGACGCGTTTCAGTTACACACTGGCAAGCTTACTTAGCAATGGCTTGCCATTGCTTGAGGCATTATCAATTGTTAAAAATACCCTTACTAACCGGGTACTTGTTGAGCAGGTTGAGCTGGCCCGAGAGAGTTTGAAGCAAGGAACAATGATGTCGTCGGTATTTGATAGCCATGACCACTTTCCGAAGATGGTTGTACGCATGATTCGCTTGGGTGAGGAAACAGGCAACTTACAGCAAGTTCTTGATAAGTTAGCGTCTACTTATGATCAAGAAGTGAAGGTGAGTTTGCAACGATTGTTATCCTTGTTTGAGCCGGTGTTGATTTTAGTCTTGGGGCTTATTATTTCGGGCATTATTTTTTCTGTGTTACTGGCCCTTGTCAGCATTAATGATTTTGCTTTTTAG
- a CDS encoding putative phage tail protein: protein MHNAQEYTHQLGQLMPRGVLWDDLTQSDSEFMNWMGTLAQEFARIDARVSDLIDETDPRSMFEMLYDWEQYLGLPDKCIGQAETLEQRREAVLELLTSVGGQSRQYFIDLALKIGFVITIIEFDPFTVAGSVNELIYGQNWQFAWQVNAPAETVTELTISSDVNTALASWGNTRLECVLTRLKPAHTIILFSYGG from the coding sequence ATGCATAACGCGCAAGAATACACCCATCAGCTAGGCCAGCTTATGCCGCGAGGCGTTCTATGGGATGACCTCACACAATCAGATTCTGAGTTCATGAATTGGATGGGCACATTGGCGCAAGAGTTTGCGCGTATTGATGCCCGTGTATCTGATTTGATCGATGAAACAGACCCTCGCAGCATGTTTGAAATGTTGTACGACTGGGAGCAATACTTAGGCTTGCCAGACAAATGTATTGGACAGGCTGAAACGCTCGAACAACGCCGTGAAGCCGTACTTGAATTACTCACATCCGTAGGTGGTCAGTCACGCCAATATTTTATTGATCTGGCCTTAAAAATCGGCTTTGTAATCACCATTATCGAATTTGACCCGTTTACGGTAGCAGGTTCAGTTAATGAATTAATTTATGGCCAAAACTGGCAGTTCGCTTGGCAGGTTAATGCCCCGGCTGAAACGGTCACTGAACTAACAATATCCAGCGATGTTAATACCGCACTCGCAAGCTGGGGGAATACCCGACTTGAGTGCGTTCTTACACGCTTAAAACCCGCTCACACAATAATTTTATTCAGCTATGGAGGCTAA
- a CDS encoding GspH/FimT family pseudopilin, translating to MYKRNGFTLLEILLVLTISSVLLVFVAPDMYRTISGMTLPKATQELATALRRSSSQAVNASTPASLLLNVKERSYQLSGSEKVYQLPKDLDVTILTGAGLVRGASSGAIFFYPDGSSSGGRISLQQGEREQQIHINWLTGEVDIDSEV from the coding sequence ATGTATAAAAGGAATGGCTTTACCTTACTGGAAATATTGCTGGTGCTGACAATATCGTCAGTTTTATTGGTGTTTGTTGCCCCCGATATGTATCGAACTATTAGCGGAATGACGCTACCGAAAGCGACGCAAGAGCTGGCAACCGCACTTCGGCGTAGTAGTAGTCAGGCAGTTAATGCCTCCACGCCAGCTTCGTTGTTGCTTAACGTAAAGGAGCGAAGTTACCAATTAAGTGGTAGTGAGAAAGTTTACCAATTACCTAAAGACTTAGACGTAACAATTTTAACAGGCGCAGGTCTAGTGCGGGGTGCTAGTTCAGGCGCTATATTTTTCTACCCTGATGGCTCTTCAAGTGGTGGGCGTATAAGCTTACAGCAAGGGGAACGAGAGCAACAAATTCATATTAATTGGCTGACCGGTGAGGTAGACATTGATAGTGAAGTGTAA
- a CDS encoding GspE/PulE family protein: MGINDCYQGFLKALLDKGLLSDMDVAKAERLANTNSVLSLPQLLLDLGMLSEVDLADQLAELSLRSRVYAKDFPDNAILDGVSPRFLKEFSIAGLYVDEQRVGVALMDPLDDYVAVALALALNKQIDVHVGVRSEIEKAVAQQLEDGTEVSASDVNGNDDADIERLRDIASEAPVIRFVNALFQQAVDAGASDIHIESIDKSLKLRLRIDGVLKDIDLAMAGTAVGVISRVKLLAKLNIAERRIPQDGRIRYQLNAKDFDMRVSTSPTIHGEGVVIRLLDRSQIDLDFETLGFEGQSLERFLDVLAQPNGIILITGPTGSGKTTTLYTALTRLNTPESKIITVEDPVEYELEGINQIQVKADIDLTFSNVLRSIVRQDPDIIMVGEMRDTETANIAVQSALTGHLVLTTLHTNDAASGMIRLLDMGVDDFLLASTVTGILAQRLMRRLCDHCKQAYMPAKELIEELAMQAVIDSEGSNFYAATGCEHCGNTGYKGRLAMVEFLDVSETIKKQVMARADAFEMNESALSEGMESMLVNGLKKAARGLTTLEEVVRLTKK, encoded by the coding sequence ATGGGTATTAATGACTGTTATCAAGGTTTTTTAAAAGCACTGTTAGATAAGGGCTTGCTAAGTGATATGGATGTCGCAAAGGCTGAGCGCCTAGCCAATACCAATTCAGTATTGAGCTTGCCACAGCTACTGCTAGATTTGGGCATGTTGTCTGAAGTGGATCTGGCCGATCAATTAGCGGAGCTTAGTCTTCGGTCGCGTGTTTATGCCAAAGATTTTCCTGACAATGCGATATTGGATGGTGTATCTCCTCGTTTCTTAAAAGAGTTTTCGATTGCCGGTTTGTATGTTGATGAGCAACGCGTGGGTGTTGCGCTGATGGATCCTTTGGATGACTATGTTGCGGTGGCGTTGGCGTTGGCGTTGAATAAACAAATTGATGTTCATGTCGGTGTGCGTTCAGAGATTGAAAAGGCGGTTGCTCAACAATTGGAAGATGGCACTGAGGTGAGTGCCAGCGATGTTAATGGTAACGATGACGCAGACATTGAACGTTTGCGCGATATTGCTAGCGAAGCGCCGGTGATTCGTTTTGTTAATGCCTTGTTTCAGCAAGCGGTGGATGCTGGCGCGTCTGATATTCATATAGAGTCGATCGATAAAAGCTTAAAGCTTCGATTGCGGATAGATGGTGTACTGAAGGATATTGATTTAGCAATGGCTGGTACCGCTGTTGGGGTGATTTCTCGCGTTAAACTATTGGCCAAACTGAATATCGCTGAACGACGGATACCTCAGGATGGTCGTATTCGTTATCAGCTTAATGCAAAAGACTTTGATATGCGTGTTTCGACAAGCCCAACGATACACGGCGAAGGGGTGGTCATTCGCCTATTAGACCGCTCGCAAATTGATCTTGATTTTGAAACATTGGGCTTCGAAGGTCAGTCTTTAGAACGTTTTCTTGATGTGCTGGCGCAACCGAATGGGATTATTTTAATAACAGGACCTACTGGCAGTGGTAAAACCACAACGCTGTACACGGCCTTAACTCGGCTTAATACACCAGAGTCAAAAATTATTACAGTGGAAGATCCTGTTGAGTATGAACTGGAAGGGATTAACCAAATTCAAGTTAAAGCCGACATTGATTTAACGTTTTCTAACGTCTTACGATCCATCGTACGGCAAGACCCCGATATCATTATGGTGGGTGAAATGCGTGATACGGAAACTGCGAATATTGCGGTGCAATCTGCTCTAACGGGGCATTTGGTGTTGACCACCTTGCACACCAATGATGCGGCTTCAGGAATGATCCGTTTGCTTGATATGGGGGTTGATGACTTTTTGTTGGCTTCAACGGTAACCGGGATTTTAGCGCAACGCTTGATGAGGCGCTTATGTGATCATTGCAAGCAAGCTTATATGCCCGCTAAGGAACTAATAGAAGAATTAGCGATGCAGGCAGTGATTGACTCTGAAGGCAGCAACTTTTATGCAGCGACGGGTTGCGAACATTGCGGAAACACGGGATATAAGGGGCGGTTAGCGATGGTTGAATTTTTAGACGTATCAGAGACGATTAAAAAGCAGGTGATGGCGAGAGCGGATGCGTTTGAGATGAATGAATCTGCCTTATCAGAGGGCATGGAGTCAATGCTGGTGAATGGTCTTAAGAAAGCGGCGCGCGGTTTGACAACACTGGAAGAAGTTGTACGACTAACTAAAAAATGA
- a CDS encoding prepilin-type N-terminal cleavage/methylation domain-containing protein produces the protein MLTAKQESARGFTLLELLVGLTLFSVISIALYSGLSMAIKSTATGEKRSHEVRQVMALQTLLNTKVYAAKLAKQSTTSAELAFSGEPHNLSFVSSMPQSIKQGGDGVYSISMQADASEPVLQIALKTYVKIGEAPLNDAINEIVQLADITNVTLKYFGVLNAEKESAWHSSWVEQKSLPLLVKVDLTTKSGSAWPPIVIALREAKKNG, from the coding sequence ATGTTAACGGCTAAACAAGAAAGTGCGCGGGGTTTTACGTTACTTGAATTACTGGTTGGCCTGACCTTATTCAGCGTTATTTCGATTGCTTTGTACAGCGGTTTGAGCATGGCCATAAAAAGCACGGCGACAGGCGAAAAGCGTTCGCATGAAGTACGACAAGTTATGGCGCTTCAAACATTATTAAATACTAAGGTTTATGCGGCGAAATTAGCAAAACAGTCCACTACAAGTGCTGAGCTGGCATTTAGTGGTGAACCACATAACCTTAGTTTCGTTTCCAGTATGCCGCAATCAATTAAGCAGGGGGGCGATGGGGTTTATTCGATAAGTATGCAGGCTGACGCGTCGGAGCCAGTATTGCAAATAGCCTTAAAAACGTATGTGAAAATTGGTGAGGCTCCGTTGAATGACGCGATAAATGAAATTGTACAATTGGCTGATATTACTAATGTCACCTTGAAATATTTCGGGGTGCTCAATGCGGAAAAAGAATCTGCTTGGCATTCTAGTTGGGTCGAGCAAAAGAGCTTGCCACTGTTAGTTAAGGTTGATTTAACGACTAAATCGGGTTCAGCTTGGCCGCCTATTGTTATAGCGCTACGAGAAGCGAAAAAAAATGGCTAA
- the gspG gene encoding type II secretion system major pseudopilin GspG: MMRKTSRLLRGGEKKGFTLIEILVVLAIIGLLAGLIGPQVMKQFSSSKPKAARVQIEGLVSALELYRLDIGRYPSTDQGLAALIRLPDDVKNWNGPYLRKSVIPADPWDAQYHYVYPGLKSEVDVFSFGADGRSGGADDNADINSWE, from the coding sequence ATGATGAGAAAAACGAGTAGGCTGCTTCGTGGTGGCGAAAAGAAGGGTTTTACACTGATTGAAATATTGGTGGTGTTAGCAATAATTGGTCTATTGGCTGGGTTAATTGGCCCGCAAGTGATGAAGCAATTCAGTTCTTCAAAACCAAAGGCAGCACGGGTGCAAATAGAGGGCTTGGTGTCTGCATTAGAGCTCTATAGGCTAGACATCGGACGATACCCAAGTACAGATCAAGGCTTGGCCGCGCTGATTCGCTTACCCGATGACGTTAAGAATTGGAACGGCCCTTATTTGCGTAAATCGGTAATTCCGGCTGACCCTTGGGATGCGCAGTATCATTATGTCTATCCTGGGCTCAAGTCTGAGGTTGATGTGTTTTCATTTGGGGCAGATGGCCGGTCTGGTGGTGCTGATGATAATGCTGATATTAATAGTTGGGAGTAG
- a CDS encoding Com family DNA-binding transcriptional regulator, with protein MIEVRCNRCSKLLAKALFKQIEIKCTRCKTINFLKANEPTVTIWVN; from the coding sequence ATGATCGAAGTACGATGCAATCGCTGCAGTAAATTATTAGCTAAAGCGTTATTCAAACAGATAGAAATTAAATGCACCCGCTGCAAAACAATTAATTTTCTGAAGGCCAATGAGCCTACCGTCACGATATGGGTTAATTGA
- a CDS encoding DNA-binding domain-containing protein has product MSAKQPSAEKRCQAIEAGLVLIKSGLPPTKAWETVGKQFNVHKNVVYRWYGAVRGKPRQEWLDILTAKHKGRTVTAPFSEKAWDYFLDAYSKSSPPSMSEAYEKTLVESRLQNWSFPSVRTVQRRAKLSGISRRYMYDIHDDVWECFLKIYKAMSQPSFSLAYKETSEVAKKNGWQMPSYDAFRLLYNMKGFELRTIYDND; this is encoded by the coding sequence ATGAGCGCTAAACAGCCTTCAGCGGAAAAGCGTTGCCAAGCTATTGAGGCTGGACTGGTGTTGATTAAATCCGGATTGCCACCCACGAAGGCATGGGAGACTGTAGGCAAGCAGTTTAATGTTCATAAGAACGTTGTTTATCGGTGGTATGGAGCAGTGCGTGGTAAGCCTCGACAGGAATGGTTGGATATATTGACGGCGAAACATAAAGGACGGACAGTAACCGCGCCTTTTAGTGAGAAAGCTTGGGACTATTTTCTTGATGCTTACAGCAAGAGTAGCCCGCCCAGCATGTCAGAGGCTTATGAAAAAACGCTTGTAGAATCACGTCTGCAAAACTGGTCATTTCCCTCGGTCAGAACTGTCCAGCGTAGAGCTAAATTATCAGGCATTTCTAGGCGGTATATGTATGACATTCACGATGACGTTTGGGAGTGCTTTTTAAAGATCTATAAGGCGATGTCACAGCCTAGTTTTTCATTAGCTTATAAGGAGACGTCTGAGGTAGCTAAAAAGAACGGTTGGCAGATGCCATCATATGATGCGTTTCGACTGCTATATAACATGAAGGGTTTCGAGTTAAGGACTATTTACGACAACGATTAA